Proteins found in one Triticum aestivum cultivar Chinese Spring chromosome 4D, IWGSC CS RefSeq v2.1, whole genome shotgun sequence genomic segment:
- the LOC123099568 gene encoding amino acid transporter AVT1H-like — protein sequence MASRWCELVCPQPKQVASESMHGARLAAQQLSRGRDACDVEAGKPCQEADGGGRVEAVAVTTQQHHSKPTSTFAQSVINMVGMLIGLGQLSTPYALENGGWASIFLLVGLGIMCAYTANIIGRCLDEEPSSKTYQDIGQQAFGSKGRLIASAFIYLEIFFALVSYTISLSDNIPLVFAGVRLHLPWLRLSTTQLLTVIAVLVALPSLWLRNLSSISFLSFAGILMSMVIFVTILCTAAFSNVGLGKHIPVLRLDKIPTVSGLYMFSYAGHIVFPNIYTVMKDPSSFTKVSVTSFSMVAVLYTGLAFVGASLFGPTVNSQVTLSMPPGLLVTKVALWATVLTPVTKYALEFAPFAIQLEHHLPATMGPRARIIIRGSIGSAGLLLILALALSVPYFQYVLSLTGSLVSVAISVIFPCAFYLKIRWDRLSRPVVVLNAAMIAVGFVLAVVGTASSAKLLVKSIQNGHVA from the exons ATGGCGAGTCGGTGGTGCGAGTTGGTGTGTCCGCAGCCTAAGCAGGTGGCGAGCGAGAGCATGCACGGCGCTCGGCTCGCGGCGCAGCAGCTGAGCAGGGGCCGCGATGCCTGCGACGTCGAAGCAGGCAAGCCATGTCAGGAGGCCGACGGCGGGGGGAGGGTCGAGGCAGTGGCAGTGACCACTCAGCAGCACCACAGCAAGCCTACCAGCACGTTTGCCCAGTCGGTCATCAACATGGTTGGCATGCTCATAG GACTTGGGCAGCTCTCCACTCCCTACGCCTTGGAGAACGGCGGCTGGGCCTCTATTTTCCTCCTGGTCGGGCTCGGCATCATGTGCGCCTATACCGCGAACATCATCGGCAGGTGCCTAGACGAGGAGCCCAGCTCCAAGACGTACCAGGATATTGGCCAGCAGGCGTTCGGCTCCAAGGGCCGGCTGATCGCCTCTGCATTCATCTACCTCGAGATCTTCTTCGCCCTGGTCTCCTACACCATCTCCCTCAGCGACAACATCCCGCTCGTGTTCGCCGGTGTCCGCCTCCACCTACCATGGCTGCGCCTCAGCACCACGCAGCTGCTCACCGTCATCGCCGTGCTGGTGGCTCTTCCCAGCCTTTGGCTAAGGAACCTATCGtccatctccttcctctccttcGCCGGCATCCTCATGTCGATGGTCATCTTCGTCACCATCCTCTGCACCGCGGCCTTCAGCAATGTCGGCCTAGGCAAGCACATCCCAGTCCTGAGGCTTGACAAGATCCCGACGGTGTCCGGCCTCTACATGTTCAGCTACGCCGGCCACATCGTCTTCCCCAACATCTACACTGTCATGAAGGACCCCTCCAGCTTCACCAAGGTCTCCGTCACGAGTTTCTCCATGGTCGCCGTGCTCTACACGGGCCTCGCGTTTGTCGGCGCGAGCCTCTTCGGTCCCACTGTGAACTCCCAGGTCACGCTCAGCATGCCGCCGGGGCTGCTGGTCACCAAAGTGGCGCTCTGGGCCACCGTGCTCACGCCGGTCACCAAGTACGCGCTCGAGTTCGCGCCCTTCGCCATTCAGCTCGAGCACCACCTGCCGGCGACCATGGGGCCTCGTGCCCGGATAATCATCCGTGGCAGCATCGGCTCGGCGGGGCTTCTCCTCATCCTGGCGCTGGCGCTCTCGGTTCCATATTTCCAGTACGTGCTCAGCCTCACCGGCTCGCTCGTCAGCGTGGCCATCTCGGTCATATTCCCCTGCGCGTTTTACCTCAAGATCCGCTGGGACCGGCTATCGCGCCCTGTCGTCGTGCTGAATGCGGCGATGATCGCCGTTGGTTTTGTTCTCGCGGTGGTGGGGACCGCTTCGTCAGCTAAGCTGCTGGTGAAAAGCATACAGAATGGACATGTGGCGTAG
- the LOC123096097 gene encoding thioredoxin-like protein 4B, which translates to MGSVVLPTLRRKREVDTAIRDTLDKVLVLRFGRASDAACLQLDDVLAKASWDISKFATVALVDMDSEEIQVYVDYFDITLVPAIIFFFNAHHMKMDSGTPDHTKWIGSFSSKQDFIDVVEAVFRGAMKGKLIVSCPLPPERIPRFQLLFKDV; encoded by the exons ATGGGGTCGGTGGTGCTGCCGACGCTGCGGCGGAAGCGGGAGGTCGACACCGCCATCCGCGACACCCTCGACAAGGTCCTCGTCCTCCGATTCGGCCGCGCCTCCGACGCCGCCTGCCTCCAACTCGACGACGTC CTCGCAAAAGCTTCTTGGGACATATCCAAATTTGCAACGGTAGCATTAGTTGACATGGATTCTGAGGAGATTCAAGTGTATGTTGACTATTTTGATATCACGTTGGTCCCagcaatcatttttttcttcaacgCTCATCACATGAAAATGGATTCAGG GACACCTGATCACACAAAATGGATAGGCTCTTTCAGCAGCAAGCAAGACTTCATTGATGTTGTTGAG GCAGTATTCAGGGGCGCGATGAAAGGCAAACTGATAGTGTCTTGCCCACTTCCACCAGAGAGGATACCCAGATTCCAGCTTCTTTTCAAGGATGTCTAA
- the LOC123099567 gene encoding uncharacterized protein has product MMHHQRPKKMVAFEGALTGRRFLGCPVQQDVGVNCGVVEWVDGPWPEILQRCLTRIWDMYHEQNLGRVNDKQAHEKEVAKLQKEIDFLSNNYSQLVEDVSKLFDYQDGKMSHDMGYTSRQSMN; this is encoded by the exons ATGATGCATCATCAGAGGCCGAAGAAGATGGTGGCTTTTGAAGGTGCTTTGACTGGGAGGCGATTCCTGGGTTGTCCTGTGCAGCAG GATGTAGGTGTGAACTGTGGGGTTGTGGAGTGGGTGGATGGTCCTTGGCCAGAGATTCTACAAAGGTGCCTAACCAGGATTTGGGACATGTACCATGAGCAGAACTTGGGAAGGGTGAATGACAAACAAGCTCATGAGAAAGAGGTGGCCAAGCTACAGAAGGAAATTGATTTCCTGTCAAACAACTACAGCCAGTTGGTGGAAGATGTATCCAAGCTATTTGACTATCAAGATGGCAAGATGTCTCATGACATGGGCTATACCAGCAGGCAATCAATGAACTAA